From the genome of Natrinema marinum:
CGCGCTCGCTCGGCCAGTTCACCAAGCGACCGACCGGCGTCCGGATCCATGCAGTCGACGACATCGCCGAGCAGCCACCGAAAGAACCCTGAGAAGGACCGATTCCCAGTGGGCGGGACCGGAACGGGCGGTTGATATACCGACAGGCCTGAGCGACCGGTAATGACTCCCCCGCCATCGGCCGCGCTCGGGCTGCTCGGCGTCTGGGTACTGCTGACGTTCTGGGCGACGGCCACGACCGCGACGAACGTGACGGACGCCGACCGACGGTTCGAGCCGATCGACGTCGACGACCGATCCGATCGATCCTCGAGTACAGCCTCGACGAACGCCTTCTCCTCCGCCGACGATTGAGGCCGACGCGCGACGGGCGCAGACGCCAGCCGCGTCGGACGACACGGCGTCGCCGACCGCCGGTACGATCGGGACCGCGTCGCGCTGCCGTTAGCCGAACATGGCAAACGAGAGAACGAGCAACGCGCTAGCGATCGCCCCGGACAGCGTCGCGAGGAAGTTCACGCCCTGATTGCCGAGCACGGTGCCCTCGAGGGTCGCCCCGAGGAGGCTGTCGACGGTCATCCCGACGACTCCGGCGGCGACGATGATCGCCGCGCCGCCGGTCCTGACCTCGGGAAAGAGCCCGTAAGCGATGGCGGCGACGATCGTCGCGCCGGCGATGCCGGCGAGTTCGCCCTGCCAGGTGACGCCGCCGTCGGTGCCGGGATCGACCGGCTCGAGGGTGGTGATCAGTCGTGGCGTCTCGAAAACGCTGCCGATCTCGCTCGAGAGGGTGTCGCTCATCGCGGTAGCGATCGAGCCCGCGAAGGCAAAGAGGAACAGCTCGGGGTCCCGCGGGAGGAAGCCGGCGTCGCTGGCCGCATAGCCCAGCACCGCGACGAGCGCGACGGCGGCGTTGCCGAGGACGTTGCCGCTGCCACGAGCGCCGTTGTTGTCCTCGGCGACGCCGAGTTCCGCCTTGCGATCGTAGCGGAACTTCGTCGAGAGTCCGCCGATGGCGAAAAAGGAGATGAGGACGGCGAACCAGCCGTAGCCGCCGAGCACGATCGTCAACAGCGCGAGCAAGACGCCGGTCAGCATCCCGGCGACCGAGGCCGTCTCGAGGGCGTAGGAGGCGAAGCCGAGCGCGACGGTAATCGCGAGCGCGATGGCGACCTCGGTCGTCCCGATGGTCGGCTCGAGTTCCGCGAGCAACCAGAGCAAGAGCCCGACCGAAAGGACGACGATCGGGTCGTCGGAGCGCAAGAGGACATCGCGCAGCAATGCGGCGAGGAACGCGCCGCTGGCGGCCAGGAAGACGACGATCGGGAGCGCCGACCCGACGGCGTCGCCGACCAGCGAGTGCGTAACGAGTTGGCCGACGATGGCGGCCGCGGTCGCGCTGAGAGCGAATCCGACCACGCAGACGACGGTCCGATCGGTCCGCAGTTTGACGAGCTGCTCGCCGAGATTACCGAAGCCGACGAGCAGGATCGTGCCGACGAAAACGGCGACGGGCATCGACGCCGCGGTCGCCATGAGACCGAGCGCGACGCCGGAGAGCACGAAGGTGATGAGGCCGTAGAGCCTCGAATCCTCGTAATCGCCCGGATAGGCGAGCAGGTCGAACAGCGGCCCGTCGGTGATGACGTACGCGCCGAGCAAGACGACGCCCGCGACGGCCGCACCCACCCGCGGACCGAAGAGCGGAACGGCGAGCGAGAGCGTACAGAGAGCCGCAAACACGCCGGCTCGCCGAACGGGTGTCGTCACGATATCGGTCCCTTTCTGTGGCGGTTACTTCAAGGTTCGTGAACGCGGCTCGAGTCGGCGTTCACCGGCCTCAGCGGCCCGGTCAGGGAAGGCCTCGGCGTCCCCATCGGGCCGTCGCGACCCGTAACCGGTATCATACCAGCGGTGAAAGTCAGCCACGTGGGACTGTACGAACGGTATCTCGCCCTGCGGATCCGGCGCCACGAGGCCGACCCGCCCGACCACGTCGCGCTCGTGATCACCGAACGCGACCTGTTAGAGCGAGGCGCCTACGAGACGCTCACCGATTTTTTCGAGTGGGCCGTCGAGTACGCCTCACAGGTGACCGTCTACGTGAGCGTCCTCGATGCGGCGGCGGTGCCGGCGCTCCGGCGCGAACTCGAGACGATCGAGGCACCACGCGAGGTCGCCGTTCGCGGGCCGGAGGACAAGACGCGCGCCGACGCGCCGATCCAGATCGGCATCGGTCTCGGCGGGAAACACGAGTTCACCAGCGCGGTCCAGACGCTCGCCGAACGCGTCGACGCGGGCGAGCTCGCGCCCGAGGAGATCGACGACGAACACGTCGAGGGCCATCTGGTCTTCCCGTCAGAGCCGGACCTGGTCATCAAGACCGGTGCGGAGCGCCTCTCGGATTTCATGATCTGGCAGTCGGTCTATTCGGAACTGTACTTCACCGATATCAACTGGCGAGATTTCCGCAAGCGGGACTTCCTGCGGGCGGTTCGGGAGTACTGCAACCGGTCGCGACGGTTCGGCCGATAGGTTCCCAGCGCGTCGGCTACTCGTTCGCGTCCGCTCGTGCGACGGGGTCGAGCGCCGGGATCGAATCGTCGCCGTCGACGACCGGCCGCTCGAGCCGAACGACCCCGGCGTCGCGGTCGTACTCGAGTACGTCGTGAGCCTCGAGTTTCGGCAAGACGGTGTGGACGACCGAGACGCGGACGGCGTGCTGGTCGGCGTCGTCCCGGTGGCCCACGATCCGGATCAACCTGTCGAGCGAGAGCGGCGGTTCACACGTCGAGAGGACGTGGAGCGAGAGGCGCGTCCGCGGGTTCGCGAGGAGCGCGTACGCCTCGTCGAGCGGGACATCCGTGAGTCGAACGAACCGCTCGACGTCGACGACGGGCGCGGTATCGGGGGGTGACATCGCAGTTACTGTTGTTCGAATGATGGGTAAAGGTCTTGCGGTGAAACGAATCGGTCAGCGAGCGAGCCGTGGCGCGAGTCAGTCCGCGATTCGGCCGCTCGAGTCGCCGGCCTCGAGTTCGCTGGCGTCGGGTTGCTCGCCCGAGGGCAGCGAGTCGCGAAAGCGGTCGACGATCGAGCGGGCCTCGGCGAGTTCCGGCTCGCTGACGGCGCCCAGCAGGGCCAGCGCGCGTCGAGCGCGGGTCCGTCGCCAGGACGCCTCACGGTGTTCGTAGGTCCGGATTCCGCGGAGGAAGTCGGTCTTCGAGAACTCCGGCCAGTAGGGCGTACAGAAGAAGACGGCGGCCTCGTTGCCGTTCGCGTGCCACGGGAGGAAGTTCGACGTCCGCTCTTCGCCGGCGGGTCGAATGATGAGGTCGACGTCTCTGACCGGCCGGTCGTACAGTCGGTCCTCGATGTCTCCGACGTCGATCTCCGACGGCTCGAGTTCGCCGCTCTCGGCATCCTCAGCGACCCCGCGGGCGGCCTCGAGCAGCCGCGAGCGCCCGCCGTACGCGAGCGCGATGTTGAGCACGAACCGGTCGTACTTGCGCGTGCGCTGTTCGGCGTACTCGATGGCGTCTCGGACCCGCTCGGGGAGCAAGTCCGTCTCGCCGATGGCGCGAATGCTGACCTCGTTCTCGTGGACGCGGTCGGCGTCCGCGAACTCGTAGAGTTTCTCGCAGAGCAGATCGAACAGCGCCTCGTTTTGCTCGTCGGGGCGCTCGAAGTTCTCCGTCGAGAACGTGTACAGCGTCAGTTCCTCGACGCCGATGTCCTGACACCACTCGAGCACGCGCTCGGTCGTCTCGGCACCGGCACGGTGGCCCTCGTGGGCGTCGTCACCCCGGCCGCGGGCGTAGCGCCGGTTCCCGTCTTGGATCACGGCGATGTGAGTCGGTGCACCGGATATCTCTCGGGAGAGCAGCCGCTCGTAGGCCGCGTCGACGCGCTGACGGAGCCACCGCTTCATTACCCGAGGAAAAGTCACCGACGACTATGTGTCTTGTGTGTGACTACTTGTCAGTGGAGTAACCCGTGTCACGGGACGTTCGATCGTCGAAGCCGAACGAAACCCCGCCATACGACCCGTTCTCCGGTCCGTCGGAATCGTGACGGCTATCAGTTCGGGCCGTGAACGCCCGCTCAATGGCAGACGCGATCGACGACGACCTCTATCAGCGGACCAAGGCACTGCTCGAGCCGGGCGAGATCGAACTCAATGGGGCGATCGTCCACACCGACTACGACGGGCAAGAAGACGTCAAGATGATGCAGGCCACGATCGACGTGGGCGATATCATCGCCGAGCACTCGGGCCACGACCCGAAGGACTGCTACGTCTACTCGGGCAACGACGACACCGACTTCTCCTCGAACCAGCACCAGGGCCTGACCCTCGAGGACGAGGAGTTCGTCTGGGAGTGTCAGCAACTCCTCCGGGAGGGAAGCTTCGACATCGTCATCTACTACCGGGCGACGGCCGACCACGAGGCGATCCTCGAGGACGTCCGCGATCTCGGCTACGACGTGACCGGCGTCGAAGGCTGAGTCGGCCGCCCGAGAACCGTCCCGGTTCGCTTATACGATCGCAGTCCCGACGGACAGCTATGACCACGGATGTCGACCTCACGGAACGCGAGCGGGCGGTCGTCAACGCTTTTCAGGGCGGCTTTCCCGTCGCGCAACGGCCGTTCGAGCCCGCTGCCGCGGCCATGCGAGACCGCGGGGTCGACATCGACGCAGCGGCGTTGCTCGAGACGATCCGAGACCTCGACGAACGGGGCGTCCTCTCGCGGTTCGGGCCGCTCGTCAACGCCCAGGAGATCGGGGGCACGGCGACGCTGGTCGCCATGCATGCCCCCGAAGAACGGTTCGACGAGGTCGTCGAGGCAGTCAACGGCCACCGCGAGGTGGCCCACAACTACGAGCGCGAACACCCGCACCTGAACGTCTGGTTCGTCGTAAGTGTGGCCGACGAGGCCCGCGTCGAGGAGGTGTTGGCCGAAATCGAAGCGGAGACGGGGCAGGAGACGTACAACCTCCCGAAACGGCGGGAGTTCCGCGTCGAGGCCAAGTTCTACGTCGACGGCCCGCTCGACGGCGACGGCGACGTTTCGGCGGCGGGAATCGATCTCACCCACCTCGGCCCCGACGTGACGCCGACCGACGAGTCGACCCTCTCGCCGGCCGAACGCGACCTGATCCTCGAGATTCAGGGCGGCGTTCCGCTCACCGAGACACCCTACGCGGACGTGGCCGCCGCGATCGGACGGGACGTAGAATGGGTGCTCGAGACCGTCAAACGGTTCGAACGGGAAGGCAAGATCCGGCGGATCGGCGTCGTGCCGAACCACTACGCGCTGGGGTACACGGAAAACGGGATGACGGTCTGGAACGTTCCCGACGAGGTCGTCCCCGAGGTCGGCCCCGAGGTCGCCGCGCTGCCCTTCGTCACCCACTGCTATCAGCGTCCGCGTCACGAGGGGGTCTGGCCGTACAACTTCTTCGCGATGACCCACGGGCGCAGCGAGGCGGAGAGTCAACAGCGGATCGAACAGGTTCGGGAACGGATGGAGGAGTACTGGGACGTAACACCCGATGACTGGGACAGCTTGCACTCGAC
Proteins encoded in this window:
- a CDS encoding DUF7344 domain-containing protein: MSPPDTAPVVDVERFVRLTDVPLDEAYALLANPRTRLSLHVLSTCEPPLSLDRLIRIVGHRDDADQHAVRVSVVHTVLPKLEAHDVLEYDRDAGVVRLERPVVDGDDSIPALDPVARADANE
- a CDS encoding undecaprenyl diphosphate synthase family protein, producing the protein MGLYERYLALRIRRHEADPPDHVALVITERDLLERGAYETLTDFFEWAVEYASQVTVYVSVLDAAAVPALRRELETIEAPREVAVRGPEDKTRADAPIQIGIGLGGKHEFTSAVQTLAERVDAGELAPEEIDDEHVEGHLVFPSEPDLVIKTGAERLSDFMIWQSVYSELYFTDINWRDFRKRDFLRAVREYCNRSRRFGR
- the uppS gene encoding polyprenyl diphosphate synthase — protein: MKRWLRQRVDAAYERLLSREISGAPTHIAVIQDGNRRYARGRGDDAHEGHRAGAETTERVLEWCQDIGVEELTLYTFSTENFERPDEQNEALFDLLCEKLYEFADADRVHENEVSIRAIGETDLLPERVRDAIEYAEQRTRKYDRFVLNIALAYGGRSRLLEAARGVAEDAESGELEPSEIDVGDIEDRLYDRPVRDVDLIIRPAGEERTSNFLPWHANGNEAAVFFCTPYWPEFSKTDFLRGIRTYEHREASWRRTRARRALALLGAVSEPELAEARSIVDRFRDSLPSGEQPDASELEAGDSSGRIAD
- a CDS encoding DUF92 domain-containing protein, which encodes MTTPVRRAGVFAALCTLSLAVPLFGPRVGAAVAGVVLLGAYVITDGPLFDLLAYPGDYEDSRLYGLITFVLSGVALGLMATAASMPVAVFVGTILLVGFGNLGEQLVKLRTDRTVVCVVGFALSATAAAIVGQLVTHSLVGDAVGSALPIVVFLAASGAFLAALLRDVLLRSDDPIVVLSVGLLLWLLAELEPTIGTTEVAIALAITVALGFASYALETASVAGMLTGVLLALLTIVLGGYGWFAVLISFFAIGGLSTKFRYDRKAELGVAEDNNGARGSGNVLGNAAVALVAVLGYAASDAGFLPRDPELFLFAFAGSIATAMSDTLSSEIGSVFETPRLITTLEPVDPGTDGGVTWQGELAGIAGATIVAAIAYGLFPEVRTGGAAIIVAAGVVGMTVDSLLGATLEGTVLGNQGVNFLATLSGAIASALLVLSFAMFG
- a CDS encoding DUF5778 family protein, yielding MADAIDDDLYQRTKALLEPGEIELNGAIVHTDYDGQEDVKMMQATIDVGDIIAEHSGHDPKDCYVYSGNDDTDFSSNQHQGLTLEDEEFVWECQQLLREGSFDIVIYYRATADHEAILEDVRDLGYDVTGVEG
- a CDS encoding Lrp/AsnC family transcriptional regulator, which translates into the protein MTTDVDLTERERAVVNAFQGGFPVAQRPFEPAAAAMRDRGVDIDAAALLETIRDLDERGVLSRFGPLVNAQEIGGTATLVAMHAPEERFDEVVEAVNGHREVAHNYEREHPHLNVWFVVSVADEARVEEVLAEIEAETGQETYNLPKRREFRVEAKFYVDGPLDGDGDVSAAGIDLTHLGPDVTPTDESTLSPAERDLILEIQGGVPLTETPYADVAAAIGRDVEWVLETVKRFEREGKIRRIGVVPNHYALGYTENGMTVWNVPDEVVPEVGPEVAALPFVTHCYQRPRHEGVWPYNFFAMTHGRSEAESQQRIEQVRERMEEYWDVTPDDWDSLHSTQILKKTGIRMAERADANTRER